One Ranitomeya variabilis isolate aRanVar5 chromosome 5, aRanVar5.hap1, whole genome shotgun sequence DNA window includes the following coding sequences:
- the LOC143774611 gene encoding olfactory receptor 5P64-like: MSQEAGKLLHLGQHPRLITSVDERPLQESILGITEKRTKPLTDLTQKGYNPKEWSPEAESSFLSLKQAFSTVPAIHRPMVNKQFFMEEKIIIGYILMYKLCVRRIRHVTQIRLFGFQNLSKYKPLIFLLLTRSYICILGGNLLIILLVTIIHQLKTPMFFFLKHLSIADALLTTSVIPMMLGIMFVEEGVLSLWGCLTQLYFCGIFGFVQCFLIVIMSYDRYLAICHLLRYSSLISPDLCLRLVIGAWFLDIVLISSEFLVFIQSNFCGLNYIDHFFCDLGPLMELATSDISIVMLQDFVYCIFMIFFPFVFIIDTYFCIFFTILNISYDIRKAFSTCSSHLTRVCAYYGTLIVVYMAPSDERSSNINKCRSLLYLVVTPLLNPIIYSLRNNYIRRFQCLIRKLPLRPDPRLCKPTRYSSDPKLCRGFLNQCQLHFRLLPQQYPKDVAELAFLASHLEGEALAWFNPLLKRNDPIVSHLQDFLDAFRKIFDEPG; encoded by the exons ATGTCCCAAGAGGCCGGAAAACTTCttcacctaggtcag CATCCTCGTCTCATCACCTCCGTGGATGAAAGACCCCTGCAGGAATCCATCCTGggcatcactgagaagaggaccaAACCACTCACCGATCTGACTCAAAAAGGATACAATCCTAAAGAGTGGTCTCCAGAGGCAGAGTCTTCCTTTTTGTCCCTCAAACAGGCCTTCTCTACTGTCCCCGCTATTCATAGGCCAATGGTCAATAAACAGTTTTTCATGGAG GAGAAAATAATTATTGGATATATATTGATGTATAAATTATGTGTGAGGCGAATCAGACACGTCACTCAGATACGTCTTTTTGGATTCCAAAATCTTTCCAAATACAAACCTCTTATATTCCTTCTGCTTACCCGGAGTTACATATGTATACTGGGAGGGAATCTTCTCATTATCCTTCTAGTGACCATCATTCACCAACTCAAAACTCCAATGTTTTTCTTTCTGAAGCATTTATCCATAGCAGATGCCTTACTGACCACCAGCGTTATCCCCATGATGTTAGGCATTATGTTTGTTGAGGAAGGAGTTTTGTCCCTTTGGGGTTGTCTGACACAGCTTTATTTCTGTGGTATATTTGGCTTTGTTCAATGTTTCCTCATTGTCATTATGTCTTATGATCGGTATTTGGCCATTTGTCATCTGTTacgatattcctcactaataagtcCAGATCTTTGCCTTCGACTTGTTATCGGAGCCTGGTTTTTGGACATTGTGCTCATTTCTAGCGAGTTCCTTGTTTTTATTCAGTCTAACTTCTGTGGCTTGAATTACATAGACCATTTCTTTTGTGACCTTGGTCCCTTAATGGAATTGGCCACTTCAGACATTTCCATTGTAATGTTGCAAGACTTTGTTTATTGCatctttatgattttttttccatttgtttttattattgataCCTACTTTTGCATTTTCTTTACAATCCTTAACATCTCTTATGATATAAGAAAAGCCTTCTCCACATGTAGCTCCCACCTGACCAGAGTATGTGCATATTACGGCACCCTAATCGTAGTCTACATGGCTCCATCTGATGAGAGATCATCCAATATCAACAAATGCAGATCTCTGTTGTATTTAGTGGTGACACCATTGCTGAATCCTATTATCTACAGTCTGAGGAACAATTATATTAGGAGA TTCCAGTGCTTGATCCGGAAGTTGCCGCTGCGTCCAGATCCTCGCCTCTGCAAACCCACTCGGTATTCTAGTGATCCCAAGCTGTGCAGGGGGTTTCTGAATCAGTGTCAGCTGCACTTTCGGTTGTTGCCCCAGCAGTATCCAAAAGATGTAGCAGAATTAGCATTCCTAGCTTCCCATTTGGAGGGAGAGGCCTTGGCGTGGTTTAATCCCTTACTGAAGCGGAATGACCCCATTGTGTCTCATCTCCAAGACTTCCTGGATGCCTTCCGCAAGATATTTGATGAGCCAGGATGA
- the LOC143774612 gene encoding olfactory receptor 5G9-like has translation MCEENQTQVTQIRLLGFQSLSKYKPFLFLLLTLSYICILGGNLLIILLVTIIHQLKTPMFFFLKHLSIADVLLTTSVIPMMLGIMFVEEGVLSLWGCMTQLYFFGIFCALQCFLIAIMSYDRYLAICHPLRYSSLISPDLCLRLVMGAWFLVIVLDSSEFLVFIQSNFCGLNYMDHFFCDLGPLMELATSDISIVMLQDLVYCIFILFFPFVFIIVTYFCIFFTILNISYGKRKAFSTCSSHLTTVCAYYGTLIVVYMAPSDVSSSNINKYRSLLYLVVTPLLNPIIYSLRNNEIRRAMQKMRYIFFKNKMSLNVQLIGNM, from the coding sequence ATGTGTGAGGAGAATCAGACACAAGTCACTCAGATACGTCTTCTTGGATTCCAAAGTCTTTCCAAATACAAACCTTTTCTATTCCTTCTGCTTACCCTGAGTTACATATGTATACTGGGAGGAAATCTTCTCATTATCCTTCTAGTGACCATCATTCACCAACTCAAAACTCCAATGTTTTTCTTTCTGAAGCATTTATCCATAGCAGATGTCTTACTGACCACCAGCGTTATCCCCATGATGTTAGGCATTATGTTTGTTGAGGAAGGAGTTTTGTCCCTTTGGGGTTGTATGACACAGCTTTATTTCTTTGGTATATTTTGTGCTCTTCAATGTTTCCTCATTGCCATTATGTCTTATGATAGGTATTTGGCAATTTGTCATCCGTTacgatattcctcactaataagtcCAGATCTTTGCCTTCGACTTGTTATGGGAgcctggtttttggtcattgtgcTTGATTCAAGTGAGTTCCTTGTTTTTATTCAGTCTAACTTCTGTGGCTTGAATTACATGGACCATTTCTTTTGTGACCTTGGTCCCTTAATGGAATTGGCCACTTCAGACATTTCCATTGTAATGTTGCAAGACTTAGTTTATTGCATCTTTAtacttttttttccatttgtttttattattgttACCTACTTTTGCATTTTCTTTACGATACTTAACATTTCTTATGGTAAAAGAAAAGCCTTCTCCACATGTAGCTCCCACCTGACCACAGTATGTGCATATTACGGCACCCTAATCGTAGTCTACATGGCTCCATCTGATGTGAGCTCATCCAATATCAACAAATACAGATCCCTGTTGTATTTAGTGGTGACACCATTGCTGAATCCTATTATCTACAGTCTGAGGAACAATGAGATTAGAAGAGCTATGCAAAAGatgagatatatattttttaaaaacaaaatgagttTAAATGTTCAGCTCATTGGTAATATGTGA